A region of the Conyzicola lurida genome:
CCGACTTCGCTTGGACCCGCCTCACGCTGTGGCGCGCCCAGCTCGCCGCGGTCCTCGACCAGCCGCCGTACGAGCCGGTCACCGGCGTCACCGTCCACGGTGCTGCCGACTCCCCGTCGACGGTTCTGCTCGCCGCGTGGCTGCAGCTGCAGCTCAAGATCGACGTGAAGCTCGAGGTGACCAACAAGTCCCACGGCTCCAGCGGAATCCAGGGTGTCGTGCTCGAGCGCGCCGGCGGAAACATCGAGCTCGAGCGCACGCTCGTGAACGTGGCGACGCTCGTGCAGCCGAACCAGCCGACGCACGACATCTCGCTGCCGCGTCGCAGCCTGCGCGACTGCCTCTCGGAGGAGCTGCGACGACTCGACCCCGACGATCTGTTCGGCGACGTCATCCAAAGCGGACTCGGCCAGCTCGGCAAGGTCACACCGCACCTGCACACGGGTACGATCGCAGCAGTAGAGATCGACGAAAACGGAGTGGCCACCGCGTGACAGTAGGACGACGGGTGCTCGTGCACCCAGACAAAGCAGCACTCGCAGCATCGGTAGCCGCGAGATTCATGACGAAGATGGTCGACCTGCTCGACGAGTTCGGTGAAGCAACCGTCGTCCTCACGGGCGGGACCATGGGCAGCGCGGTGCTGTCCGAGATCAACAACTCGCCGGCACGCGACACGCTCGACTGGTCGCGCGTGCACTTTTGGTGGGGCGACGAGCGTTGGCTCCCCCGCGGGGACGCCGAGCGCAACGAGACCCAGGCGCGGGAGGCGCTGCTCGACCACCTCGGTCTCGACGGCAGCACCATCCACGCGTTCCCGGCGTCGGACGAGGGCATCGATCTGGATGCCGCGGCCGAGGTCTACGCTCTGGAACTCGCCGCGCACGCCCACGAGGGTGCGACGCTCCCCCGGTTCGACATCACCTTCCTGGGTGTCGGCCCCGACGGGCACGTCGCCTCGCTGTTCCCCGAACAGCCCGGTATCCGCGAGACCGAGGCGACGGTGATCGCCGTGCGCAACGCTCCGAAGCCCCCGCCCGAGCGGCTGTCGCTCACCCTCCCGGTGATCAACTCGTCGACGCGCATCTGGATGGTTCTCGCGGGTGCGGACAAGGCTTCGGCTCTCGGCCTCAGCCTCGCCGGTGCGAGCATCAACGAGGTGCCCGCGGCCGGCGTCGAAGGACGTCGCAGCACTCTCTACTACGTCGACCGTGAAGCCACGGCCGAGGTTCCCGAGAACCTCACCGCGACCGAGATCTTCTGGACCGCGGCAGACGCGACCGACTAGATCCCGCGCATACGCAGAAAGGCCGCTACCTTCGGGTAGCGGCCTTTCTGCGTATGTACCTCTGACGCCTGTATCAGGACGAGGGGGCGCTTCCGCGGCGCGCGCGGAGTTGCGAGAGGGCTTCGCCCAAGAGGGACTCGGCTTCCTCTTCGGTGCGACGTTCCTTCACGTAGGCGAGAGGTGCGTCTTGTAGGGCTCGAGCTTCGCGACGGACGGCGGGTTGTTCTTGTCCCGGCCGGCCGGCAGACCGCTCTGCGGCGAGTCGATGGTCAGGGGGATCTCGTCGTCGGGCAGGTTAGCCGCGAAGTGGCGGACCGTCTCGTTACCGAGTTCGTCCCAGTAGGAGATCTGCACGCGCTCGGCGTGATAGCCCCGGTCCTGCTCCCCCATCGGGCCTGCGCCCACACGCGATCCTCGAATCGCACTGCCACCTGAAGCCACTGTGCCCCCTTGTTGCCTAGTCGGTATTGCCCGATGAGATTGGTTAAGCCCCGTTGAACTTGGTGATGAGGCCAAGCACGACGATCGATGTGATCCAGATCACCGCGAGAATGACGGTGATGCGGTTCAGGTTGCGTTCGGCAACGCCGGATGCACCGAGGTTAGACGTCACTCCGCCGCCGAACATGTCGGAGAGACCGCCTCCGCGTCCACGGTGCAACAGAATGAGGAGCGTCAGCAAGAGACTCGTGATGCCGAGTACAACCTGCAGCGCGACCTGGAGCAGCACTCTCTACTACGTCGACCGTGAAGCCACGGCCGAGGTTCCCGAGAACCTCACCGCGACCGAGATCTTCTGGACCGCGGCAGACGCGACCGACTAGATCCCGCGCATACGCAGAAAGGCCGCTACCTTCGGGTAGCGGCCTTTCTGCGTATGTACCTCTGACGCCTGTATCAGGACGAGGGGGCGCTTCCGCGGCGCGCGCGGAGTTGCGAGAGGGCTTCGCCCAAGAGGGACTCGGCTTCCTCTTCGGTGCGACGTTCCTTCACGTAGGCGAGGTGCGTCTTGTAGGGCTCGAGCTTCGCGACGGACGGCGGGTTGTTCTTGTCCCGGCCGGCCGGCAGACCGCTCTGCGGCGAGTCGATGGTCAGGGGGATCTCGTCGTCGGGCAGGTTAGCCGCGAAGTGGCGGACCGTCTCGTTACCGAGTTCGTCCCAGTAGGAGATCTGCACGCGCTCGGCGTGATAGCCCCGGTCCTGCTCCCCCATCGGGCCTGCGCCCACACGCGATCCTCGAATCGCACTGCCACCTGAAGCCACTGTGCCCCCTTGTTGCCTAGTCGGTATTGCCCGATGAGATTGGTTAAGCCCCGTTGAACTTGGTGATGAGGCCAAGCACGACGATCGATGTGATCCAGATCACCGCGAGAATGACGGTGATGCGGTTCAGGTTGCGTTCGGCAACGCCGGATGCACCGAGGTTAGACGTCACTCCGCCGCCGAACATGTCGGAGAGACCGCCTCCGCGTCCACGGTGCAACAGAATGAGGAGCGTCAGCAAGAGACTCGTGATGCCGAGTACAACCTGCAGCGCGACCTGGAGAATTTCCACGGGTAACCTTTCGAAGCGGCCGGTGGGCCTCAAGTAGTATATCTGCGGCGTGGGGACTCGATCGAGCCCCCACGCTTGTCATATTGACGCAGAATTGTCAGCGAAACAGGCGGATCAGGTGCCGACGTGCTTCTGGAAGCGCGAAATGCTCGCGAATTCGTCGAGATCGAGGCTCGCACCACCGACGAGGGCGCCGTCGACGTTGGACTCGCGCATGAAGCCCGCGATGTTCACCGCCTTCACGGAACCGCCGTAGAGGATGCGGGTCGCCGCGGCGACGTCCTCGCCGAGCAGTTCGACCAGCAGTTCGCGCAGCTTGGCGGCGACCTGTTCGGCCTGCTCGGGAGTCGCGGCCTGGCCGGAACCGATGGCCCAGACGGGCTCGTAGGCGACGACGATGTCGACGGCTCCCGTCACTCCCGCAAGCGCGGCGCGCAGCTGGGCGACGGGGACCGCGCTCGGGCCGTGCTTTTCGAGGTCTTCGGCGGTCTCGCCGACGCAGATCACGGGAACGAGGTTGTGACGGAGGGCGGCGCCGACCTTGGCGGCGACGACCTCGTCGGTCTCGTTGTGCAGGGTGCGTCGTTCGGAGTGGCCGATGATGACGTACTGGCAGTCGAGCGCCTTGAGGAAGGCGCCGGAGATCTCGCCGGTGTAGGCACCGGAGTCGTGGGCCGAGAGGTCCTGCGCGCCGAAGGCGAGATCGAGTTTGTCGGCCGAGATCAGCGTCTGCACGGAGCGCAGATCGGTGAAGGGCGGGAAGACCGCGACCTCGGCCGTGCCGAAGTCGTGCTGGGCGTCCTTGAGGCTCCACGCGAGCTTCTGGGCGAAGGCGATGGCCTGCAGGTGGTCGAGGTTCATCTTCCAGTTGCCGGCGATGAGGGGCACGCGCTTGTGCGCCGTGCCGGGTACTACTGCCATCCGAGGACCTCCAGTCCAGGCAGACGCTTTCCCTCGAGGAACTCGAGGCTGGCGCCGCCACCGGTTGAGATGTGACCGAACTGGTCGTCGTCGAAGCCGAGGGCGCGCACGGCGGCGGCGGAGTCGCCACCGCCGACCACGCCGAGGCCGTCGATCTGGGTGAGTGCCTGCGCTACGGCCTTGGTGCCGGCGGCGAAGGGGGCGAGTTCGAAGACGCCCATGGGGCCGTTCCAGAACACGGTCTTCGACGCGGCGATGACCTCGGCGAACCGGGCGGCCGTGTCGGGACCGATGTCGAGGCCGAGGCCCGACGATCCGAACGGGGTGTCTTCGATGCCCGAGGCGGGCGTCGTGACGAATTCGGCGTCAGCACCGAACTTCGAGGCCACGACGATGTCGGTGGGGACCACGATCTCGACGCCGAGCTTCTCCGCCTCGGCGAGGTAGCCCTTCACGCTTTCGATCTGGTCCGTTTCGAGCAGGCTCGATCCGACCTTGTAGCCGAGGGCCGCGAGGAAGGTGAAGAGCATGCCGCCGCCGATGAGCAGGGTGTTGACCTTGGGGAGCAGGGCGCCGATGACGGCGAGCTTGTCCGAGACCTTCGAGCCGCCGAGGACGACCGTGTAGGGCGCCTCGGGGGTACGGGTGAGGCGCTCGAGCACCTCGAGCTCGGCCTGGATGAGGAGTCCGGCGGCGCTCGGCAACAGGGCGGCGATCTCGAAGACGCTGGCCTGCTTGCGGTGCACGACCCCGAATCCGTCGGACACGTACGCGTCGGCGAAGGCGGCGAGCTTGCCCGCGAACTCCTCGCGCTCGGTATCGACCTTGCTGGTCTCTCCCGGGTTGAAGCGGAGGTTCTCCAGCAGGACGATGTCGCCGTCGGCGAGGCCGGCGACGGCCTCCTCCGCAGCGGAACCGACCGTGTCGCTCGCAAAGACGACGCCCTTGCCGAGGAGCTCGCTCAGTCGCTGGGCGACCGGAGCGAGGCTGTACTTGGCCTCCGGCGCGCCGTCGGGTCGCCCGAGGTGGGAGACGACGACGACGCGGGCGCCGGAGTTGATCAGGGCGTTGAGCGTCGGGAGAGAGGCGCGAATGCGGCCGTCGTCCGTGATCTGTCCGTCTTTCAACGGGACGTTCAGATCACAGCGGACGAGCACGTTCTTGCCGCTCAGGTCACCGAGGCTGTCAATGGTGCGAAGCGACACGGTCGTTGGTTCCTGGTTCTGACTAGAGGCGGTCGGCGACGTACGAGGTCACGTCGACGAGGCGGTTGGAGTAGCCCCACTCGTTGTCGTACCACGAGGCGACCTTGACCTGGTTGCCGATGACCTTGGTCAGGCCGGCGTCGAAGATCGAGGAGTGCGGGTCGCCCTGGATGTCGCTGGAGACGATCGGGTCCTCCGTGTAGCTGAGGATGCCCTTGAGGGGGCCCTCGGCCGCTGCCTTGTAGGCGGCGTTGACTTCGGCGACCGTGACGGGGCGCGAGGCCTCGATGGTGAGGTCGGTGATCGATCCGGTGATCACGGGAACGCGGAGTGCGTAGCCGTCGAGCTTGCCGACGAGCTCGGGGATGACGAGGCCGAGGGCCTTGGCCGCACCGGTCGAGGTCGGGATGATGTTCGCGGCGGCGGCACGTGCGCGGCGGAGGTCGCTGTGCGGGCCGTCCTGCAGGTTCTGGTCGGCGGTGTAGGCGTGGACCGTGGTCATGAGGCCACGCTCGATGCCGAAGTTGTCCATGAAGACCTTGGCGAGGGGCGCGAGGCAGTTCGTGGTGCACGACGCGTTGGAGATGATGTCGTGGATCGCTGCGTCGTAGGTGCCCTCGTTCACGCCGAGAACCAGAGTGGCGACGTCGTCGCCGGTCGCGGGAGCGGAGACGATGACCTTCTTGGCGCCGGCGGTGATGTGCTTGCGCGCGTCCTCCGACTTGGTGAAGCGTCCGGTCGACTCGATGACGACCTCGACACCGAGCTCGCCCCAGGGCAGCAGCTCGGGGTTGCGCTCGGCGAGGACCTTGATCGGCTTGCCGTCGACGAAGATGGTGTCGCCCTCGACGGTGACGGTGGCGTCGAGACGGCCTCCGACGGTGTCGTACTTGAGGAGGTGAGCGAGGGCCGCGGGGTTGTCGAGGTCGTTGACCGCGACGATTTCGAGGTCGCTTCCCTTGGCGAGTGCCGCGCGAAGGAAGTTACGGCCGATTCGGCCGAATCCGTTGATTCCGATTTTGACGCTCAATTGAACTCCATATTTTCAGGCGCCGGATGACGCACAGGTGGTGGATTACTGCGGTAAAAGGGGCGGAACCGTTGTGCGGTTCCGCCCCCGCGAAGTCTCTGGTTTAGGAGAGGAGGAACAGGCCCGGGGTCTGCGCGCGGGCGGCGTCGAAACGAGCCTGTGCGTTCTCCCAGTTGGCGATGTTCCAGAACGCCTTGACGTAGTCGGCGCGCACGTTCTTGTAGTCGAGGTAGTAGGCGTGCTCCCAGACGTCGAGCATCAGGATCGGCACGATGCCCGCGGGGAGGTTGCCCTGCTGGTCGAAGAACTGGACGATGATGAGGCGTTCGCCGAAGGTGTCCCACGCGAGGACGGACCAGCCGGAGCCCTGCACGCCGAGTGCGGTGGCGGTGAAGTGCGCGGTGAACTTGTCGAACGAACCGAAGTTGTCGTCGATGGCGGACGCGAGGTCGCCGGTGGGCTTGTCGCCACCGTTCGGCGAGAGGTTCGTCCAGAAGATCGAGTGGTTGATGTGGCCACCGAGGTTGAAGGCGAGGTCCTTCTCGAGCTTGTTGACATTGGCGAGGTTGCCGGAGTCGCGCGCTTCTGCGAGCTGCGCGATGGCGGTGTTGGCACCGGTGACGTAGGTCTGGTGGTGCTTGCTGTGGTGCAGCTCCATGATGGCGCCGCTGATGCTGGGCTCGAGGGCCGCGTAGTCGTACGGGAGTTCGGGAAGGGTGTAATCAGCCAAAATATTCTCCTAGCGAATAGGCCACGAACAGAGCGTTCGCTGGGGCCGGGGTAACGAATCCAGTGTACTCCCGACAACCATCCAGTCCCGGTGCGGGAACGGATCCAGTCGAGAAACACACAGGTTTCAGGTCGATTCAGGACTCAGGTCCCGATCGTTCAGACATCGTCCATGTCGGGCGGGAGGTTCGCGTCGGTGCCGGGGATGTCCAGGTCGCTCGCGCGCTTGTCGGCCATGGCGAGGAGGCGGCGGATGCGGCCCGCGACGGCGTCCTTCGTCATGGGCGGGTCGGCGTGGTGGCCGAGCTCGTCGAGGCTCGAGTCACGGAATCGCAGTCGCAGCTCCCCCGCGTACCGCAGGTGCTTCGGCGTGGTGTCGTCGAGGATCTCGAGCGCGCGCTCCACCCGGGCGCAGGCGGCGACGGCGGCCTGCGCGCTGCGGCGGAGGTTGGCGTCGTCGAAGTTGACGAGACGGTTCGCGGTGGCGCGCACCTCGCGGCGCTGGCGAAGCTGCTCCCAGGCCTCGACGCTCGCGGTCGCCCCCATGTGCACGAGCATGGTGCCGATCGCTTCGCCGTCGCGGATGACGACGCGGTGCACGCCGCGCACCTCGCGGCTCTTCGCGGCGACGCCGAGACGGCCCGCAGCGCCGACGAGCGCCATCGCCGCCTCGTTGCCGGGGCAGGTGATCTCGAGTGCGGCCGAGCGGCCGGGGTCGGTGAGCGATCCTGCGGCGAGGAACGCCCCGCGCCAGATGGCGGCGACCTCCTCGCGCGAGCCGGTGGTGAGCTTGTTCGGGAGTCCGCGGATGGGACGGCGGCGCGCGTCGAGCAGGCCGGTCTGGCGGGCGAGGGTCTCGCCGCCCTCGACGACGCGGACGACGTACTGGTTGGTGCGGCGCGTGCCGGACGCGGGGATGACCGCGGCTTCGCTGCGGACGCCGTAGAGCTCGGCGAGGTCCTTGCGGACGCGGCGTGCCACGTGCGGCGAGTCGAGCTCCGACTCGACCGCGATGCGGTTGGAGATCATGTGCAGCCCGCCCGAGAACCGCAGGATGGTCGCGAGTTCTGCAGCGCGCACCGTGGTCTTGCTGACCTCGAGCCGCGCGAGTTCGTCTTTGACGTCGGCCGTTAATGCCACTGATTACTCTCTTTTCTCGTTGGAGAATGCTGGGGCGACTGGCGCGCTACTCGCGGCCGAGGTCGCGGTGCTTCACGCTGACGGCAACGCCAGGCAGGCCGCGTAGCAACGTCGCAAGTTCTTCAGCGACGGCCACCGATCGGTGTTTGCCCCCTGTGCATCCAACTGCGATCGTAGCGTGTCTCTTGTTCTCACGCTGATAGCCGGCCAGCACCGGAGCGAGGGCTGCGGCGTAGGAATCGACGAATTCGCGGGCGCCCTCCTGCCCCAGCACGAACTCGCTGACCTCGGCGTCGAGACCGGTGTGGGGCCGCAACTCGGGGATCCAGAACGGGTTCGGAATGAAGCGCGCGTCGGCGACCAGGTCGGCGTCGGCGGGCAGTCCGTACTTGAAACCGAAACTCAGGATGGTGACCTGCGCGCCGGGCGTTTCGGCCTTCGCGAACTTCTCCTGGATGCTCGTCGCCAGCTGGTGGATGTTGAGTTCCGACGTATCGACGACGATGTCGCTGCCGGACCGGAGTTCTTCCATCAGCTTGCGTTCCGCGGTGATGCCGTCGAGCAGTGTGCCGTCGTCTTGCAGAGGGTGCGGTCGCCGCACCTGCTCGAAACGCCGCACCAGAGCGGCATCCGTCGCATCGAGGAAAAGCACGCGCACCTGGGCGTTCTCGCGCAGCGTCTCGACCGCTTCCTGCACGTCGGCGAACAGCTTGCCGCCGCGCACGTCGACGATCGCGGCGATGCGCGGCAGGGCGTTGCCCGCGTGCTGTGCGAGTTCGACCAGTGGGCGCAGCATCTGCGGCGGCAGGTTGTCGACGACGTACCAGCCGAGGTCCTCCAGCGCGTTGCCGACGGTGGAACGGCCGGCGCCGGACATCCCGGTCACGATGAGCAGCTCTTGGGCGTCGCTCGTGGTGGTCATCGGTATCGAACCTTCGTCTGGATAGGCCTATGTGTTCGCATTAGTTATCAAGGATAGCGACAGCGCGCCTCACGGGTTACGCAGACCGTCGACGATCTGCTGCGCGAGCGACGGTCCGATGCCCTTGACCTCGGTGATGGCGGCGGCGTCGGCGGCGCGCAGGCGCGTGACGGAGCCGAAATGCTTGAGCAGTTCGCTGACGCGTGCCGGGCCGAGGCCGGGGATGTCGGCGAGCTTCGACGTGATGTCCGACTTGCGCTTCTGGCGCTGGAACGTGATGGCGAACCGGTGCGCCTCGTCGCGGATGCGCTGGAACAGGAAGAGCGCGTCGCTGTTACGCGGCAGGATCACGGGGTAGTCGGAGTCGGGCAGCCAGATCTCTTCCAGTCGCTTGGCGATGCCGCAGAGCTGGATGCCGGTGACGCCCGAGTCGTCGAGGGCACGCTGGGCGGCCGCGACCTGGGGCTGCCCGCCGTCGACGATCAACAGGTTGGGGCGGTAGGCGAAGCGCTTGCGCTCGACCGTGACGTCGTCTCCCCCGACGACCACCGTGGCGTCGGTCGACAGCGCGATGGCGGCCTCGGCGGCGGCGCCGGCGTCGGGTTCGTCCTCGAGGTGCGCGAGGCGGCGCATGAGCGTCTGGTAGATCGACTCGGTGTCGTCGGTGGAGTCGGCGATCGAGAAGCGGCGGTACTGGTCTTTGCGGGGCAGGCCGTCTTCGAAGACCACC
Encoded here:
- the pgl gene encoding 6-phosphogluconolactonase; translation: MTVGRRVLVHPDKAALAASVAARFMTKMVDLLDEFGEATVVLTGGTMGSAVLSEINNSPARDTLDWSRVHFWWGDERWLPRGDAERNETQAREALLDHLGLDGSTIHAFPASDEGIDLDAAAEVYALELAAHAHEGATLPRFDITFLGVGPDGHVASLFPEQPGIRETEATVIAVRNAPKPPPERLSLTLPVINSSTRIWMVLAGADKASALGLSLAGASINEVPAAGVEGRRSTLYYVDREATAEVPENLTATEIFWTAADATD
- the secG gene encoding preprotein translocase subunit SecG, whose protein sequence is MLLQVALQVVLGITSLLLTLLILLHRGRGGGLSDMFGGGVTSNLGASGVAERNLNRITVILAVIWITSIVVLGLITKFNGA
- a CDS encoding RNA polymerase-binding protein RbpA is translated as MASGGSAIRGSRVGAGPMGEQDRGYHAERVQISYWDELGNETVRHFAANLPDDEIPLTIDSPQSGLPAGRDKNNPPSVAKLEPYKTHLAYVKERRTEEEAESLLGEALSQLRARRGSAPSS
- the secG gene encoding preprotein translocase subunit SecG produces the protein MEILQVALQVVLGITSLLLTLLILLHRGRGGGLSDMFGGGVTSNLGASGVAERNLNRITVILAVIWITSIVVLGLITKFNGA
- the tpiA gene encoding triose-phosphate isomerase — translated: MAVVPGTAHKRVPLIAGNWKMNLDHLQAIAFAQKLAWSLKDAQHDFGTAEVAVFPPFTDLRSVQTLISADKLDLAFGAQDLSAHDSGAYTGEISGAFLKALDCQYVIIGHSERRTLHNETDEVVAAKVGAALRHNLVPVICVGETAEDLEKHGPSAVPVAQLRAALAGVTGAVDIVVAYEPVWAIGSGQAATPEQAEQVAAKLRELLVELLGEDVAAATRILYGGSVKAVNIAGFMRESNVDGALVGGASLDLDEFASISRFQKHVGT
- a CDS encoding phosphoglycerate kinase, which translates into the protein MSLRTIDSLGDLSGKNVLVRCDLNVPLKDGQITDDGRIRASLPTLNALINSGARVVVVSHLGRPDGAPEAKYSLAPVAQRLSELLGKGVVFASDTVGSAAEEAVAGLADGDIVLLENLRFNPGETSKVDTEREEFAGKLAAFADAYVSDGFGVVHRKQASVFEIAALLPSAAGLLIQAELEVLERLTRTPEAPYTVVLGGSKVSDKLAVIGALLPKVNTLLIGGGMLFTFLAALGYKVGSSLLETDQIESVKGYLAEAEKLGVEIVVPTDIVVASKFGADAEFVTTPASGIEDTPFGSSGLGLDIGPDTAARFAEVIAASKTVFWNGPMGVFELAPFAAGTKAVAQALTQIDGLGVVGGGDSAAAVRALGFDDDQFGHISTGGGASLEFLEGKRLPGLEVLGWQ
- the gap gene encoding type I glyceraldehyde-3-phosphate dehydrogenase, which produces MSVKIGINGFGRIGRNFLRAALAKGSDLEIVAVNDLDNPAALAHLLKYDTVGGRLDATVTVEGDTIFVDGKPIKVLAERNPELLPWGELGVEVVIESTGRFTKSEDARKHITAGAKKVIVSAPATGDDVATLVLGVNEGTYDAAIHDIISNASCTTNCLAPLAKVFMDNFGIERGLMTTVHAYTADQNLQDGPHSDLRRARAAAANIIPTSTGAAKALGLVIPELVGKLDGYALRVPVITGSITDLTIEASRPVTVAEVNAAYKAAAEGPLKGILSYTEDPIVSSDIQGDPHSSIFDAGLTKVIGNQVKVASWYDNEWGYSNRLVDVTSYVADRL
- a CDS encoding superoxide dismutase, with product MADYTLPELPYDYAALEPSISGAIMELHHSKHHQTYVTGANTAIAQLAEARDSGNLANVNKLEKDLAFNLGGHINHSIFWTNLSPNGGDKPTGDLASAIDDNFGSFDKFTAHFTATALGVQGSGWSVLAWDTFGERLIIVQFFDQQGNLPAGIVPILMLDVWEHAYYLDYKNVRADYVKAFWNIANWENAQARFDAARAQTPGLFLLS
- the whiA gene encoding DNA-binding protein WhiA, with translation MALTADVKDELARLEVSKTTVRAAELATILRFSGGLHMISNRIAVESELDSPHVARRVRKDLAELYGVRSEAAVIPASGTRRTNQYVVRVVEGGETLARQTGLLDARRRPIRGLPNKLTTGSREEVAAIWRGAFLAAGSLTDPGRSAALEITCPGNEAAMALVGAAGRLGVAAKSREVRGVHRVVIRDGEAIGTMLVHMGATASVEAWEQLRQRREVRATANRLVNFDDANLRRSAQAAVAACARVERALEILDDTTPKHLRYAGELRLRFRDSSLDELGHHADPPMTKDAVAGRIRRLLAMADKRASDLDIPGTDANLPPDMDDV
- the rapZ gene encoding RNase adapter RapZ, coding for MTTTSDAQELLIVTGMSGAGRSTVGNALEDLGWYVVDNLPPQMLRPLVELAQHAGNALPRIAAIVDVRGGKLFADVQEAVETLRENAQVRVLFLDATDAALVRRFEQVRRPHPLQDDGTLLDGITAERKLMEELRSGSDIVVDTSELNIHQLATSIQEKFAKAETPGAQVTILSFGFKYGLPADADLVADARFIPNPFWIPELRPHTGLDAEVSEFVLGQEGAREFVDSYAAALAPVLAGYQRENKRHATIAVGCTGGKHRSVAVAEELATLLRGLPGVAVSVKHRDLGRE